The Flammeovirga kamogawensis genome includes a region encoding these proteins:
- a CDS encoding sulfatase family protein, which translates to MKNLILLSIVFFGLYGCSSIKQQDETDHTQQHPNIVFIYLDDLGYGDVGAYGAQALETPNIDNLAHNGLRFTDGYSSSATCTPSRYALLTGAYPWRNKNAKILPGTAPLIIGANQMTVPKMLKKAGYQTGIVGKWHLGLGDGNVNWNKKITFGPNEVGFDYSYIMAATQDRVPTVYIENGNVVGLDPNDPIEINYKQNFEGEPTAISHPELTTMKWHHGHNNSIVNGIPRIGFMKGGTSAKWSDIDMADHFLEKAQTYVKEHKEKPFFLYYAMQQPHVPRTPNPRFVGKSGLGPRGDVIVEADWMIGEFMKTLEEEGVLDNTLIVFSSDNGPVLNDGYYDDAEEKLGIHTPTAGLRGGKYSLFEAGTRVPFITYWKGKITPNVSNALVCQMDLLPSLAELVGVEVGTNDAQNLMSTFLGKSNVGRDELILEATSRTTFRQGDWILIPPYKGPASLKKVNIEIGNAADFQLYNLKEDVKQQRNLAEENKEKLQQMLHDFVVLRGGDYSKTETYKLR; encoded by the coding sequence ATGAAAAATTTAATTTTACTATCCATTGTATTTTTTGGATTATATGGTTGTTCTTCTATTAAACAACAAGACGAAACAGACCATACTCAGCAACATCCAAATATTGTTTTTATCTATTTAGATGATCTAGGTTATGGAGATGTGGGAGCCTATGGAGCACAGGCATTAGAAACACCAAATATAGATAATTTAGCTCATAATGGTCTACGTTTTACAGACGGTTATTCTTCGTCAGCTACTTGTACACCAAGTAGATATGCTTTACTTACAGGAGCATATCCATGGAGAAATAAAAATGCAAAAATATTACCAGGAACTGCTCCCTTAATTATTGGAGCAAACCAAATGACAGTTCCTAAAATGCTTAAAAAAGCAGGATACCAGACTGGAATTGTAGGTAAGTGGCATTTAGGTTTAGGTGATGGAAATGTGAATTGGAACAAAAAAATAACATTTGGACCAAACGAAGTTGGCTTTGATTATAGTTACATAATGGCAGCCACTCAAGATAGAGTGCCTACTGTATATATAGAAAATGGAAATGTGGTAGGTTTAGATCCCAACGATCCTATTGAAATAAATTACAAACAAAATTTTGAAGGTGAACCAACAGCTATTTCTCATCCAGAGTTGACCACAATGAAGTGGCACCATGGGCATAACAATAGCATTGTAAACGGAATACCAAGAATAGGATTTATGAAAGGTGGTACATCTGCAAAATGGTCTGATATTGACATGGCAGATCATTTCCTAGAGAAAGCACAAACATATGTAAAAGAGCATAAAGAAAAACCATTTTTCTTATACTATGCAATGCAGCAACCTCATGTACCAAGAACACCTAACCCTAGATTTGTAGGAAAGTCTGGATTGGGGCCTCGTGGAGATGTAATTGTTGAAGCTGACTGGATGATTGGTGAGTTTATGAAAACTCTAGAAGAGGAAGGCGTACTAGATAATACGTTAATTGTTTTCTCAAGTGATAATGGACCAGTTTTAAATGATGGGTATTATGATGATGCCGAAGAAAAACTAGGAATACATACACCAACTGCAGGTTTAAGAGGTGGTAAATACAGTCTTTTTGAGGCGGGCACTAGAGTTCCTTTTATTACTTATTGGAAAGGGAAAATTACACCAAATGTATCGAATGCATTGGTATGCCAGATGGATTTATTGCCTTCTTTAGCAGAATTAGTTGGAGTAGAGGTGGGTACAAATGATGCTCAAAATTTAATGAGTACTTTCTTAGGTAAATCAAATGTAGGGAGAGATGAACTCATATTAGAAGCGACATCAAGAACAACATTTAGACAAGGAGATTGGATCTTAATACCACCATATAAGGGGCCAGCATCACTTAAAAAAGTAAATATAGAAATTGGAAATGCAGCAGATTTTCAACTTTATAATTTGAAAGAAGATGTGAAGCAACAACGAAATTTAGCTGAAGAAAATAAAGAGAAGTTACAGCAAATGCTTCACGATTTTGTGGTGTTAAGAGGTGGAGATTATTCAAAAACAGAAACTTATAAATTAAGGTAA
- a CDS encoding sulfatase-like hydrolase/transferase: protein MKLNNYYILFVLLFSGQIINAQDRPNILLVMAEDISTDLACYGMEAVKTPTFDRLAEEGIKYTNCIGTNSICSPSRSALMVGAHQNITNAQNHRSNRNTPLDNKFVPITKLLQDVGYKTIIGNENVFSKGEKIDCNFKFKPVGTYNGIDNFGLFNVKSAKTDDKQKPFFAQVQLKVTHRGNWWNDIRAKSAHPVDPKDVVLPPFMADTPEIRLDWATYLDQIEYADNEMQLLLDELKENGTYNNTIIIFIGDNGRCNIRGKGYVFDSGLRIPLIVWYPKEFKGGKVDDKLVTFSDLSATILSLAGAEIPTYATGTSIFDKEERTYVYSARDIWDEIKDRSRAITTKRYKYIKNYFADVPYDAHQAYLEYNRPAVHVMRKLNKEDKLNEYQSLFFASSKEEEALYDLKKDPHELHNLINDEKYKKISDQLKGYMAEWQTEHIDRGFEDTKPEAPKSVAFVAFLKAELPTVWTALEEGKVVDLSEAQAVFKARNKKVN from the coding sequence ATGAAATTGAATAACTATTACATATTATTTGTATTACTATTTAGTGGACAAATAATAAATGCACAAGACCGTCCGAATATTTTATTAGTGATGGCAGAAGATATCAGTACAGATTTGGCCTGTTATGGAATGGAAGCTGTAAAAACACCTACTTTTGACAGATTAGCCGAAGAAGGAATAAAGTACACAAATTGTATTGGTACAAATTCTATATGCTCTCCAAGCAGGTCTGCTTTAATGGTTGGAGCACACCAAAATATTACCAATGCACAAAACCACAGAAGTAATAGAAATACACCTCTTGATAATAAGTTTGTACCAATAACTAAATTACTTCAAGATGTTGGCTATAAGACGATTATTGGAAATGAAAATGTGTTTTCTAAAGGAGAGAAAATAGATTGTAACTTTAAATTTAAACCAGTTGGGACATACAATGGTATTGATAATTTTGGGTTGTTTAATGTAAAATCTGCTAAAACAGATGACAAGCAAAAACCATTTTTTGCACAAGTTCAGTTAAAAGTAACGCATAGAGGAAATTGGTGGAATGACATACGAGCAAAATCTGCTCACCCTGTTGACCCTAAAGATGTAGTACTGCCTCCATTTATGGCAGACACTCCTGAAATTAGACTTGATTGGGCAACATATTTAGACCAGATAGAATATGCAGATAACGAAATGCAATTACTTTTAGATGAGTTAAAAGAGAATGGAACTTACAATAATACAATCATTATTTTTATTGGTGATAACGGTAGATGTAATATTAGAGGTAAAGGTTATGTGTTTGATTCTGGATTGAGAATACCACTAATCGTATGGTATCCTAAAGAATTTAAAGGTGGAAAAGTGGATGATAAGTTGGTTACTTTTTCCGATTTATCTGCTACTATACTTTCTTTAGCTGGTGCTGAAATACCAACTTATGCAACAGGAACTTCAATTTTTGATAAGGAAGAAAGAACCTATGTTTATTCAGCCAGAGATATTTGGGATGAGATTAAGGATAGATCAAGAGCTATTACAACAAAGCGTTATAAATACATTAAGAATTATTTTGCGGATGTTCCTTATGATGCACATCAGGCATATTTAGAATACAATCGTCCGGCAGTTCATGTCATGCGAAAGTTAAATAAAGAAGACAAATTAAATGAGTACCAATCTTTGTTTTTTGCGTCATCAAAAGAGGAAGAAGCATTGTATGATCTGAAAAAAGATCCACATGAATTGCACAACCTAATTAACGATGAAAAATACAAAAAAATAAGTGATCAACTAAAAGGCTATATGGCCGAATGGCAAACAGAACATATAGATAGAGGTTTTGAGGATACTAAGCCAGAAGCACCTAAATCTGTCGCTTTTGTAGCTTTTCTAAAAGCAGAATTACCAACTGTTTGGACTGCTTTAGAAGAAGGAAAAGTAGTTGATTTATCAGAGGCTCAAGCGGTTTTTAAAGCAAGAAATAAAAAAGTAAACTAA
- a CDS encoding hybrid sensor histidine kinase/response regulator transcription factor has product MRQFFTFIVCLLVLVLPINSFSQEEGINPKLINSYSMPQGLSHYGVTSVLEDHNGLLWVGTFDGLNYYDGFEFKTFRNTNTVNYLNSNRIRSLLQDEKNNIWIGSDHGVNLYNYTTKKFKQVYIVRSKKGVKSGPIVRQILPSENSVICVTETQGLLFFNKETATLENTIQMPEKTIVYKALQTSKNKLLLATSKGLYAVDVPSKTLTSLLKKQIPRVNDLATDSTGTIYCLGNSGVTLLKLNHQKEYKIKGKFFLNKKFLSVYVDKQDNIWLGEREEGLTVLTKNDFMSKRIPLKQIANKKYYGLSRVSFLLPDAKSGCWVGSFSSGLYHLQLKHQEFKYSNLNTENTKQSNSNQILHIDVLDSTNVLLNVHFKGLINFNTKTGQIEELPKNLRVFNSLAAGSLIMDQKGGQFIRKNALTGYYLYQRKGSTQWHELRYKGLNNLSSVKARSLIIDKHGYHWMGCNEGLFRFKIEKNGVVSSAEFIDEYPVGSGKSFKELRYVYEDPKYNFIWIGTKQDGLFRLNNNPKKALAKMKTQQFVHSDENRYSLSSNFVSCIQRLPNGELWIGTEQGGICEVKNSQLACTFKSYTEKDGLDNNTVKSILYDKQDNLWITTNNGINEFDIKTKKFRNYSIEDGVIVSPFVSAEGYLKDGRMVFGGGNGLCYFNPDEITNEVPLPTLLLGDFKVFNQTINPLDTLKDKVILTKVLNETKKIELDYNENVFSIELISLHFSNSKSNLVKYRLLPQDTEWVTTTSEMKVANFNGLPPGNYTFQASGSNSKKEWSPIKEVQLVIHPPIWKTIWAYIGYTIIVILILVIIVKFLLRLNTLKHKLYIEQMERNRIDELNKTKIRLFMNISHEFRTPLTLIVGPLQILLKMFKSNQDAFQHLNLIERQSKKMFQLVNQVQDFQKAEQSLLKLKMKSFDFTELITEVKKDFDQLAEHTEKTLKIEGEANKLFVVADKPKLEIILNNLLNNAFKFTRQGDTITLSYGIKNGELFFSVQDTGVGINQTDLPHIFDRYYQSEERNTATIGSGIGLAFSKKIVELHYGKIYVDSTKEEGTVFSVLLPVQVSKDDTFNENRFNEILTSESDDEKQKLHPNSFELPTNLIDETLKELNIYYVEDNDDLRDFVYTSLSEFFNVTAFENGKKCMDKIEEEWPDLIISDILMPEMNGLELCSAIKTDVRTSHIPVLLLTSRSSIDDQVTGLESGADAYISKPFDLKHLVATTQMLLKNRQKLRERFRIDFPVEVEKKNNNKSDRVFMEKLYELMEEHLDNEELDINIFIKELHLNRTHFYQKVKAITNYTPYELLKLYRLKKAAEFIVNEKLTVSEVYLRTGFKSRTHFSRMFKEHYGVTPGKYGKEVEKPKTVEV; this is encoded by the coding sequence AAATTACTTAAATAGTAATCGTATTCGTTCTTTACTTCAAGATGAAAAAAATAATATTTGGATTGGGTCAGATCATGGAGTAAATCTTTATAATTATACTACAAAAAAGTTTAAGCAAGTCTATATTGTTCGTTCTAAAAAAGGAGTGAAATCTGGACCAATAGTTAGACAAATTTTACCTTCAGAAAACAGTGTAATTTGCGTTACAGAAACACAAGGATTACTATTTTTTAATAAAGAAACAGCCACATTAGAAAATACAATCCAAATGCCTGAAAAAACAATAGTTTATAAGGCTTTACAAACATCAAAAAATAAATTATTATTAGCTACGTCCAAAGGTTTATATGCTGTGGATGTACCATCAAAAACACTTACTTCTTTATTAAAGAAACAAATTCCAAGGGTTAATGATTTAGCAACTGATAGCACAGGAACCATCTACTGTTTGGGTAATTCTGGTGTTACATTGTTAAAATTAAATCATCAAAAAGAGTATAAAATTAAAGGGAAATTCTTCTTGAATAAAAAATTCCTGTCCGTTTATGTAGATAAGCAAGATAATATTTGGTTAGGGGAAAGAGAAGAGGGATTAACCGTACTTACAAAGAATGACTTTATGAGTAAAAGAATTCCCTTAAAACAAATAGCCAATAAAAAATACTATGGTTTAAGTAGAGTGAGTTTCTTACTTCCTGATGCTAAAAGTGGGTGTTGGGTAGGCTCATTTAGCAGTGGGCTTTACCATTTACAATTAAAACACCAGGAGTTTAAATATTCTAATCTGAATACAGAAAATACCAAACAATCAAATTCAAACCAGATTTTACATATTGATGTTTTAGATAGCACGAACGTTCTTTTAAATGTACATTTTAAAGGACTGATAAATTTTAATACTAAAACAGGACAAATAGAAGAACTGCCAAAGAACTTGAGAGTGTTTAACTCCCTTGCTGCAGGTTCTTTAATTATGGATCAGAAAGGAGGCCAGTTTATTAGAAAAAATGCCTTAACTGGGTATTACCTATATCAACGAAAAGGAAGTACTCAATGGCATGAATTACGTTACAAAGGTTTAAATAATTTATCTAGTGTAAAGGCAAGATCGTTAATTATTGATAAGCATGGCTACCATTGGATGGGATGTAATGAAGGGCTTTTTAGATTCAAGATAGAGAAAAATGGTGTTGTAAGTAGTGCAGAATTTATTGATGAGTACCCAGTTGGTTCAGGTAAATCTTTTAAAGAACTGCGTTATGTTTATGAAGATCCAAAATATAATTTTATTTGGATAGGAACAAAGCAAGATGGACTCTTTAGGTTAAACAATAACCCTAAAAAGGCATTGGCTAAAATGAAAACGCAGCAGTTTGTCCATTCTGATGAAAACAGGTATTCTTTATCAAGTAATTTTGTGTCTTGTATTCAAAGATTACCTAATGGTGAGTTATGGATAGGAACAGAGCAAGGTGGAATCTGCGAGGTAAAGAACAGTCAGTTAGCTTGTACTTTTAAAAGTTATACAGAGAAAGATGGTTTAGATAATAATACGGTAAAATCTATATTATATGACAAGCAAGATAACTTATGGATAACCACAAACAATGGAATTAATGAGTTTGATATAAAAACAAAAAAGTTTAGAAATTACTCGATTGAAGATGGTGTGATTGTTTCTCCTTTTGTATCTGCAGAAGGGTACTTGAAAGATGGTAGAATGGTATTTGGAGGGGGAAATGGCTTGTGTTATTTTAATCCAGATGAAATTACAAATGAGGTTCCATTGCCAACTTTATTATTGGGTGATTTTAAAGTTTTTAATCAAACAATAAATCCCTTAGATACCTTAAAAGATAAAGTAATTCTTACTAAAGTCTTAAACGAAACAAAGAAGATAGAATTAGACTATAATGAGAATGTATTCTCTATAGAGCTTATTTCTTTGCACTTTTCTAATTCTAAAAGTAACCTAGTAAAATACAGATTATTGCCTCAAGATACAGAATGGGTAACAACAACTTCAGAAATGAAAGTAGCCAACTTTAATGGTTTACCTCCAGGCAATTATACTTTCCAAGCTTCTGGATCAAACTCTAAAAAAGAATGGTCGCCAATTAAAGAAGTGCAATTGGTAATTCACCCTCCTATATGGAAAACTATTTGGGCATATATAGGTTATACAATAATTGTAATACTAATTTTAGTTATCATAGTAAAATTCTTGTTGCGCTTAAATACTTTAAAGCATAAGTTATACATTGAACAGATGGAGAGAAATAGAATAGATGAATTGAACAAAACAAAGATTCGTTTATTTATGAATATCTCACACGAGTTTAGAACACCTCTTACATTAATAGTAGGGCCATTACAGATTTTACTTAAAATGTTTAAATCGAATCAGGATGCCTTCCAACATCTTAATCTTATTGAGCGCCAATCAAAAAAGATGTTTCAGTTGGTAAATCAAGTACAAGATTTCCAAAAAGCAGAACAGAGTCTTTTAAAATTGAAAATGAAAAGTTTCGATTTTACAGAACTGATTACAGAAGTTAAAAAAGACTTTGATCAGTTGGCAGAACATACAGAGAAGACATTAAAAATAGAAGGAGAAGCCAATAAGTTATTTGTGGTTGCAGATAAGCCAAAACTGGAAATCATTTTAAATAACCTATTGAACAATGCGTTTAAATTTACTCGACAAGGAGATACTATTACGTTGAGTTATGGTATTAAAAATGGTGAACTATTTTTCTCAGTACAAGATACTGGTGTTGGTATTAATCAAACAGATTTACCACATATCTTCGATCGCTATTACCAATCAGAAGAAAGAAATACAGCAACCATTGGATCTGGTATAGGTTTGGCTTTTTCTAAGAAGATTGTAGAATTGCATTATGGTAAAATTTATGTAGATAGTACAAAAGAAGAAGGGACAGTTTTTAGTGTACTACTTCCTGTACAAGTAAGTAAAGATGATACGTTTAATGAAAATAGATTTAATGAAATTCTAACATCTGAATCTGATGATGAGAAGCAGAAATTACATCCAAATAGCTTTGAGCTACCTACAAATCTTATAGACGAAACATTGAAAGAGCTAAACATCTATTATGTAGAAGATAATGATGATTTAAGAGATTTTGTTTATACATCACTTTCAGAATTCTTTAATGTAACGGCATTCGAGAACGGAAAAAAATGCATGGACAAAATTGAAGAAGAATGGCCTGATTTAATTATTAGTGATATTCTGATGCCAGAAATGAACGGTTTAGAGCTTTGTAGTGCCATTAAAACAGATGTTAGAACAAGTCATATTCCAGTATTGTTACTTACATCTAGATCTTCTATTGACGATCAAGTTACTGGATTAGAAAGTGGGGCAGATGCTTATATTAGCAAACCTTTTGATTTGAAACATTTAGTAGCAACAACACAAATGCTATTAAAAAATAGACAAAAACTAAGAGAAAGATTTAGAATTGATTTCCCTGTAGAAGTAGAGAAAAAGAACAATAATAAAAGCGATAGAGTTTTTATGGAGAAACTCTACGAACTTATGGAAGAGCACCTTGATAATGAAGAATTAGATATCAATATATTTATTAAGGAACTACACCTTAATAGAACACACTTTTATCAAAAAGTGAAAGCAATTACAAATTATACACCTTATGAATTACTAAAGTTGTATCGTCTTAAAAAAGCAGCAGAGTTTATTGTAAATGAGAAGCTAACCGTTTCTGAAGTATACTTAAGAACAGGTTTTAAAAGTCGAACGCACTTTAGTAGAATGTTTAAAGAACATTATGGAGTTACACCAGGTAAATACGGCAAAGAGGTTGAGAAACCAAAAACTGTAGAGGTATAA
- a CDS encoding alpha-1,3-galactosidase-related protein, which translates to MNKLHKIAINLAFILTTCTAFAQEKIIIKNTKEITQDATAYVLNKVQNANCEEGNTILFEKGVYHFYPDKGLEKFCYISNHKDVFVRTAFPLIGKKNVIINGSGSTFIFHGKMIPFLVENGNNIKIKNVDIDWAMSFHSEGKVVGNNLKEHTFDVKFSEEYPYEIRNEQVYFIKEYYEHDLGQTILFDEKRRAVAFNTEISTPISTKQRGTVQYQIESINYKYSQDRKDLTLRKVGVKDRIKVKEIKPGVLRFYNHKKALPPIGSILTTKGAQGENRVAPALRVKNTDGFLCQNVTIFNAGGMGLIAENSSNLTLNNLVITPSKGRVVSTTADATHFVGCRGKIEIRNSFFENQLDDAVNIHGTYQEVVNVNGKHTLGVRMGHHQQEGFIIGKEGDAIGLVRLDDSFSPYKTLTIDTIKVVNNRYQLITFKEEIPATIKSGDLIENLSAYPEVVIEKNSFRGNRARGLLLSTPKKTLVKDNYFHTEMEAILIPVESGKWFESGSQSNLTIVGNIFEDCNHGGHSRGLIRLVTDDDNQNYAFSNIIIEHNIFKSFDNLILEVANTDGLKFIGNTILKTETFPALYPDNPAFKIKSSRDIIFHNNDYKGNASQIIQKDVTIGELSFQ; encoded by the coding sequence ATGAATAAACTACATAAAATAGCAATTAATTTAGCATTCATATTGACTACGTGTACTGCTTTTGCTCAAGAAAAAATTATAATTAAAAACACCAAAGAAATCACTCAAGATGCAACAGCTTATGTGTTGAACAAAGTACAAAATGCAAATTGTGAAGAGGGAAATACAATTCTTTTTGAAAAGGGAGTCTATCATTTTTATCCAGATAAAGGATTAGAGAAATTTTGTTATATATCAAATCATAAAGATGTTTTTGTAAGGACTGCTTTTCCATTAATTGGTAAAAAGAACGTTATTATTAATGGAAGTGGCTCTACTTTTATTTTCCATGGAAAGATGATTCCTTTCTTAGTTGAAAATGGAAATAACATTAAAATTAAAAATGTTGATATAGATTGGGCTATGTCGTTTCATAGTGAGGGTAAAGTTGTGGGTAACAATCTAAAGGAACATACTTTTGATGTTAAATTTTCAGAGGAATACCCTTATGAGATAAGAAATGAACAAGTTTATTTTATCAAAGAATATTATGAGCACGACTTAGGGCAAACGATATTATTTGATGAAAAACGTAGGGCTGTAGCTTTTAATACAGAAATATCTACACCGATATCAACCAAGCAAAGAGGAACAGTACAATACCAAATTGAATCAATAAATTATAAATATAGTCAGGATAGAAAAGACCTTACATTAAGAAAAGTAGGAGTTAAAGACCGTATTAAAGTAAAAGAAATTAAACCAGGTGTACTAAGGTTTTATAATCATAAAAAAGCATTACCTCCAATTGGTTCAATTCTTACAACAAAAGGAGCACAAGGAGAAAATAGGGTTGCTCCAGCATTAAGAGTGAAAAATACAGATGGTTTTTTATGTCAGAATGTAACAATATTTAATGCCGGAGGTATGGGTTTAATAGCAGAAAATTCATCTAATCTTACCTTAAATAATTTAGTAATTACACCTTCAAAAGGCAGAGTAGTTTCTACTACTGCAGATGCTACTCACTTTGTAGGCTGTAGAGGTAAAATTGAAATACGGAATTCATTTTTTGAAAACCAGTTAGATGATGCTGTAAACATTCATGGTACATATCAAGAGGTGGTTAATGTAAACGGAAAACATACATTGGGTGTAAGAATGGGACATCATCAACAAGAAGGCTTTATTATTGGTAAAGAAGGTGACGCCATTGGTTTGGTACGTTTAGATGATTCATTTTCTCCTTATAAAACTCTTACAATAGATACAATAAAGGTGGTTAATAACAGATACCAACTGATAACTTTTAAAGAAGAAATTCCAGCTACTATTAAATCTGGTGATTTGATTGAGAACCTCTCTGCTTACCCAGAGGTAGTAATTGAGAAAAATTCATTTAGAGGAAACAGGGCAAGAGGCTTACTGTTATCAACCCCTAAAAAAACCTTAGTAAAAGACAATTACTTCCATACAGAAATGGAAGCAATATTAATACCTGTAGAAAGTGGAAAATGGTTTGAATCTGGAAGTCAATCTAACTTAACTATTGTAGGGAATATCTTTGAGGATTGTAACCACGGAGGGCATAGTAGAGGTTTAATTCGATTAGTAACAGATGATGATAACCAAAATTATGCTTTTTCTAATATTATAATAGAGCACAATATTTTTAAGAGTTTTGATAATCTAATTTTAGAAGTTGCCAATACTGATGGGTTGAAATTTATTGGTAATACAATTTTAAAAACTGAAACATTTCCAGCATTATATCCAGATAATCCTGCTTTTAAAATAAAATCTTCAAGAGATATTATTTTTCATAATAACGATTATAAAGGGAATGCATCTCAAATTATTCAGAAAGATGTAACTATAGGAGAACTTAGTTTTCAGTAA